From a region of the Rhipicephalus microplus isolate Deutch F79 chromosome X, USDA_Rmic, whole genome shotgun sequence genome:
- the LOC119175993 gene encoding uncharacterized protein LOC119175993 isoform X3, which produces MSAPVSRTGDSSDHPLWVNPCNLPDDARGHADHLSPQDVRNMLDAVANRARVASEEADKAKRRFLERTFADSEFEDSVASYMQSWLPNVPMPTEDHFRSMTKEEAYKKTFGFVQYFAVGLEQAVLDQIFHNGPFHRLFLEIQQNLGQLLCELQIGIVHFNVAKSADVLRDVMSHEYRDIKQDSQRNLRDYIILREYIRLTRYISELFAYLRDHS; this is translated from the exons ATGAGTGCTCCCGTTTCGCGGACCGGAGACAGCAGCGATCACCCGCTCTGGGTCAATCCGTGCAACCTGCCCGACGACGCCAGGGGACACGCGGACCACCTGAGCCCGCAGGACGTACGCAACATGCTGGACGCAGTGGCCAACCGCGCCCGGGTCGCCAGCGAGGAAGCCGACAAGGCCAAGCGTCGATTT CTAGAGAGGACCTTCGCCGACTCCGAGTTCGAGGACTCGGTGGCCTCTTACATGCAGTCGTGGCTGCCCAATGTGCCAATGCCGACCGAAGATCACTTCAGGTCCATGACA AAAGAAGAAGCGTACAAGAAGACGTTCGGCTTCGTGCAGTACTTCGCCGTGGGACTGGAGCAGGCCGTGCTGGATCAGATCTTCCACAACGGACCCTTCCACCGACTCTTTCTCGAGATCCAGCAGAACCTGGGCCAGCTGCTGTGCGAGCTCCAGATCGGCATCGTGCACTTCAATGTGGCCAAGAGCGCGGACGTTCTGCGCGACGTGATGTCGCACGAGTACCGCGACATCAAGCAGGACAGCCAGCGCAATCTGCGTGACTACATCATCCTGCGCGAGTACATCCGCCTCACCCGGTACATCTCCGAACTGTTCGCCTACCTGCGGGACCATTCCTAA
- the LOC119175993 gene encoding uncharacterized protein LOC119175993 isoform X1, with protein MKSRVARVRKDPCWGSERPSWLPHRTVCRLVPADTRTWVTVLAVLFHSTMSAPVSRTGDSSDHPLWVNPCNLPDDARGHADHLSPQDVRNMLDAVANRARVASEEADKAKRRFLERTFADSEFEDSVASYMQSWLPNVPMPTEDHFRSMTKEEAYKKTFGFVQYFAVGLEQAVLDQIFHNGPFHRLFLEIQQNLGQLLCELQIGIVHFNVAKSADVLRDVMSHEYRDIKQDSQRNLRDYIILREYIRLTRYISELFAYLRDHS; from the exons ATGAAATCGAGAGTAGCGCGTGTTCGGAAGGATCCATGCTGGGGCTCCGAGCGGCCCAGCTGGTTGCCCCACCGAACGGTGTGTCGTCTCGTACCTGCAGATACCCGGACCTGGGTCACAGTGCTCGCCGTGCTGTTCCACTCCACGATGAGTGCTCCCGTTTCGCGGACCGGAGACAGCAGCGATCACCCGCTCTGGGTCAATCCGTGCAACCTGCCCGACGACGCCAGGGGACACGCGGACCACCTGAGCCCGCAGGACGTACGCAACATGCTGGACGCAGTGGCCAACCGCGCCCGGGTCGCCAGCGAGGAAGCCGACAAGGCCAAGCGTCGATTT CTAGAGAGGACCTTCGCCGACTCCGAGTTCGAGGACTCGGTGGCCTCTTACATGCAGTCGTGGCTGCCCAATGTGCCAATGCCGACCGAAGATCACTTCAGGTCCATGACA AAAGAAGAAGCGTACAAGAAGACGTTCGGCTTCGTGCAGTACTTCGCCGTGGGACTGGAGCAGGCCGTGCTGGATCAGATCTTCCACAACGGACCCTTCCACCGACTCTTTCTCGAGATCCAGCAGAACCTGGGCCAGCTGCTGTGCGAGCTCCAGATCGGCATCGTGCACTTCAATGTGGCCAAGAGCGCGGACGTTCTGCGCGACGTGATGTCGCACGAGTACCGCGACATCAAGCAGGACAGCCAGCGCAATCTGCGTGACTACATCATCCTGCGCGAGTACATCCGCCTCACCCGGTACATCTCCGAACTGTTCGCCTACCTGCGGGACCATTCCTAA
- the LOC119175993 gene encoding uncharacterized protein LOC119175993 isoform X2, with protein MKRSASSAMADTRTWVTVLAVLFHSTMSAPVSRTGDSSDHPLWVNPCNLPDDARGHADHLSPQDVRNMLDAVANRARVASEEADKAKRRFLERTFADSEFEDSVASYMQSWLPNVPMPTEDHFRSMTKEEAYKKTFGFVQYFAVGLEQAVLDQIFHNGPFHRLFLEIQQNLGQLLCELQIGIVHFNVAKSADVLRDVMSHEYRDIKQDSQRNLRDYIILREYIRLTRYISELFAYLRDHS; from the exons ATACCCGGACCTGGGTCACAGTGCTCGCCGTGCTGTTCCACTCCACGATGAGTGCTCCCGTTTCGCGGACCGGAGACAGCAGCGATCACCCGCTCTGGGTCAATCCGTGCAACCTGCCCGACGACGCCAGGGGACACGCGGACCACCTGAGCCCGCAGGACGTACGCAACATGCTGGACGCAGTGGCCAACCGCGCCCGGGTCGCCAGCGAGGAAGCCGACAAGGCCAAGCGTCGATTT CTAGAGAGGACCTTCGCCGACTCCGAGTTCGAGGACTCGGTGGCCTCTTACATGCAGTCGTGGCTGCCCAATGTGCCAATGCCGACCGAAGATCACTTCAGGTCCATGACA AAAGAAGAAGCGTACAAGAAGACGTTCGGCTTCGTGCAGTACTTCGCCGTGGGACTGGAGCAGGCCGTGCTGGATCAGATCTTCCACAACGGACCCTTCCACCGACTCTTTCTCGAGATCCAGCAGAACCTGGGCCAGCTGCTGTGCGAGCTCCAGATCGGCATCGTGCACTTCAATGTGGCCAAGAGCGCGGACGTTCTGCGCGACGTGATGTCGCACGAGTACCGCGACATCAAGCAGGACAGCCAGCGCAATCTGCGTGACTACATCATCCTGCGCGAGTACATCCGCCTCACCCGGTACATCTCCGAACTGTTCGCCTACCTGCGGGACCATTCCTAA